Genomic DNA from Melioribacteraceae bacterium 4301-Me:
TATAAAATTTGTTTAATGGGTCGCTACCTGTATTTGCTTTACAATTTTTTTGGAAATTTTTTATTTACTCCAATCAAGTCTACTGGCATCCACTATAATTTGATTTAGTTTTGCAGAGTAGCAGACCCATTAATTTAATTTAAGCTAATGAAACATGAGAATAAGAGATTACGTTTGGATTATTGCGAATAGACTCTAACATTTCAGAAGTTGCTGGAGCTCTCAGTTTCATTGTGCAGCATGCAACTAAGCCGCCGTCAAAAATTATATTCTCTACTTCTTCAATGTTTATGTTTCCTTTTCTTAACACATCCATAATTGCAGCTAAGACACCTGGTTTATCATAATGTTTAACCACAAGCTGGTAATGCGAATCTGTTACTTTAGCACGATTTACCCAATGAGCAATTACACCGCTTTTTATGTAGTTTAAAATTATGTTCACTGTTTCTTCTGCAACAGCATTTTGAGCTTGCTCAGTTGATGCGCCGATATGATGAGTAACATAAACATTTTCTAATTCTATTAATTTTGAAGAAACTGTACCCGATTTAGATTCTGGCTCATCAGCAAAAACATCTAAGCCTACTTTTAGATTTTTTTCTTTAACTGCTTTTATTAATGCTTCTTCATCAACTACATCGGCTCTTGAAGTGTTGATAAATATTGCACCGTTTTTCATTAATGAAAACATTTTCTCATTAAATAAATTTTTAGTTTGAGGTGTTAAAGGCAGATGTAAAGTTACAATATCTGCAATAGGTAAAATTTGGTCAAACTCAGAGAAATCTTTCACGCCATAACCCTCAATTCGGGAAATATCTTTGGCATAAATATTCATACCGAATGCCTGCGCCCTTTTTGCAACTTCTTTACCGATATTACCATAACCTACAATTGCCAATGTTTTGCCAAATAATCCTTCTGCCTTTGAGTATTCAGCTTTATTCCATATACCTTTTTTAAAGTCCATCACGTTATGAGGGATTCTTCTGTCAAGTGCTATCATTAATCCTATGGTTAGTTCTGCTACTGCAATTGAGTTTTTGCCAGGGCAGTTTGATACATAAACGCCTTTTTTGTTTGCAGCTGCAATATCAATATTATTAACGCCAGCGCCGGCTCTTACAATAAGGTTCAAATTATTTGCTTTCTCAATGGTTTCTGCATTTACTACAGTTGATCTCACTATTAGGCAGTCGATATCTTTAATTGCATTGGGCAAATCTGCCTCGCCTAATTTAGGGTCATAAATTACTTCTAAACCTGCATCTTCTAATTTTTTTACGTAGTGTTCAGGAAATTTGTCGGCTATTAATATTTTCATTTTCATAACAACTCCTTTTTTATTTAATCATGGGTATTCGGATACCAAATCTGTGTGCATTTTCAATGGCTCTCTGATAGCCAGCATCAGCATGACGAACAATTCCGAGTGCTGGATCGTAAGTTAACACACGTTCTAATCTTTTTTCAGTTTCAGGTGTTCCATCAGCAACTATAACCATACCCGCATGGATTGATTTTCCAATACCAACACCACCGCCGTGATGTACTGACACCCATGTTGCGCCTCCAATAGTATTTAGTAAGGCATTTAATATTGGCCAATCGGCAATTGCATCGCTACCATCTTTCATTGCTTCAGTCTCTCTATTTGGAGAAGCTACCGATCCGCAATCTAAATGATCTCGACCAATTACTATTGGAGCTTTTATTTTTCCTTGAGCAACTAATTGATTAAAGATTTTTCCCATTACAGCTCGTGCACCATAACCTAACCAGCATATTCTTGCAGGTAGCCCTTGGAAGTGAACTTTTTTTTGTGCCATTTCAATCCAATTTACAAGTGCTTTGTCTTCTGGAAAAGTTTCTATAACTGCTCTGTCGGTTTCATAAATATCATTTGGGTCGCCCGATAATGCTGCCCAACGGAACGGTCCTTTTCCATCGCAAAAAAGTGGACGAATATATTCTGGAACAAATCCAGGTATATCGAAAGCATTCAACACTCCATTTTCCTTGGCTTCCCCTCTAATATTGTTACCATAATCAAAAGTAACAGCGCCTCTTTTTTGAAATTCTAACATTGCTTTAACATGTTCCACAATAGTTTTGCAAGCCAAGCGAATATATTTTTCGGGATTAGATTTTCTAAGTTCTAAAGCAGCTTCTAATGGCATTCCCATAGGTACATAGCCGTTCAGAACGTCGTGTGCTGAGGTTTGATCAGTTAGTACATCAGGAATAATATTTCGCTTTAAGATTTCCGGCAAAACTTCACCAGCGTTACCGACAAGTCCTACAGAAACAGCTTTTTGATTTTCTTTTGCCTCGAGTACGATTTTTAATGCTTCGTCTAAGTTTTCTGTCATTATATCTAAGTAGCCGGTATCAAGTCTTTTTTTTATT
This window encodes:
- the hutU gene encoding urocanate hydratase, producing MEMKVKEIRAPHGVTLTCKGWQQEAAMRMLMNNLDPEVAEKPEELIVYGGGGKAARNWEAYEAIINSLQKLENDETLVVQSGKPVAVFKTHIDAPRVIISNAMLVPDWATWDEFRRLDALGLTMYGQMTAGSWIYIGTQGILQGTYETFAECARQHFGGSLKGKFLLTSGLGGMGGAQPLAATMNGAAFLGIEIDPKRIKKRLDTGYLDIMTENLDEALKIVLEAKENQKAVSVGLVGNAGEVLPEILKRNIIPDVLTDQTSAHDVLNGYVPMGMPLEAALELRKSNPEKYIRLACKTIVEHVKAMLEFQKRGAVTFDYGNNIRGEAKENGVLNAFDIPGFVPEYIRPLFCDGKGPFRWAALSGDPNDIYETDRAVIETFPEDKALVNWIEMAQKKVHFQGLPARICWLGYGARAVMGKIFNQLVAQGKIKAPIVIGRDHLDCGSVASPNRETEAMKDGSDAIADWPILNALLNTIGGATWVSVHHGGGVGIGKSIHAGMVIVADGTPETEKRLERVLTYDPALGIVRHADAGYQRAIENAHRFGIRIPMIK
- a CDS encoding NAD(P)-dependent oxidoreductase; translation: MKMKILIADKFPEHYVKKLEDAGLEVIYDPKLGEADLPNAIKDIDCLIVRSTVVNAETIEKANNLNLIVRAGAGVNNIDIAAANKKGVYVSNCPGKNSIAVAELTIGLMIALDRRIPHNVMDFKKGIWNKAEYSKAEGLFGKTLAIVGYGNIGKEVAKRAQAFGMNIYAKDISRIEGYGVKDFSEFDQILPIADIVTLHLPLTPQTKNLFNEKMFSLMKNGAIFINTSRADVVDEEALIKAVKEKNLKVGLDVFADEPESKSGTVSSKLIELENVYVTHHIGASTEQAQNAVAEETVNIILNYIKSGVIAHWVNRAKVTDSHYQLVVKHYDKPGVLAAIMDVLRKGNINIEEVENIIFDGGLVACCTMKLRAPATSEMLESIRNNPNVISYSHVSLA